GGCACCTTCTTTGGGAAAGAACATCCTACCCAGACGTCCTCCCACCATTCAGAAGAAAGTTACCTGGCAGACccaagaaaaagagaaggttgaaGAGTTGGGAACTAAGAAGGGATGAAACGCAGATGAGCAAAGGTGGCCACCGGAAAAAATGCAGCATATGTCGTATTGTTGGCCACAACAGAAATCAATGCCCCTTACGTCCACAACCTTCTGAAGAACCAAGTCAAGAAAGGTCTAAACCATGTGATGAACCACCCCAACCAACACAGGAATCCACAGAACCAACTGAGCCAGTCAGAAGGGACAAGTTACCAATCAAAAGGAGACCaaattagactttttaatgtTCAGAGTTTCTGGATACCAAATTAGAGTTTATAatgttttgaagaactttataGTAGTTCACAATGATGTACttgatgttttgatgtactTGATGTTTTGATGTACCCAAGATATTGTTCTTATGATTATTGTTAATNCATCTGTTTTTATTGTGAAAACATACTgttgttttaatgttttgatGTACACAGGGTATTCATATTGATTATAACCATCACCAATTACGGACACATCAATCATTACCAAAGGGACTACATTGgcatatttttaactaaaaagagGACTAATTTGAACAATTAAACACTAATACAATACATATTTCATTCACTGATCTGTTACAACCTCGACCTAATAACACACACAACCTAATAACACAACCTAATAACACACACAACCTAAAAACCCACTTCGAACACATCAACCTAATAACACACACAACATAACTATGATGACTACAATAAGAACACAGATCACTGATACTAATAACTTCATGCTTCTCTTCAAAGCTTTCATTGTCTTCTCCATATCACAGATCTTACTCCTTTGCCTNTGAATGATAACATCCTTTTCATCAATTTCTTCTTCATTGCACCACTTGAAATAGTTACACCAAGTCACATTTCCAGCTCCACTCTGTTATTCATCAAAGACAGTGTCAATTATCATCACATAAACAAAATAGGGTTTAATTACAAATGTTTTTATTCANATCACCTTGTAGTTACGACAACCCCAAAAATATCTTCCAGCATTCTTTGAAGTTCTAGCCATTTTTACTACTGTGCTCTCACCACAATTGCAAATGGGAATTATCCCTAATCCCATTGAACCCCCACCATGTGAGGAATAACAATTTCGGCGGCTCATGCCATggcaacaagaagaagaagattgcgaATGAGACATTGCTAGCCAACCACCAAGAATGGGATGAAGATTGGTTAAGCTCTGGAACCCTGCACTTTTCAAAGGCTAAtttgaaaaccctaatttcaaagTCTGTACTTTTCAACATTGCTTCAATTTGGGGGTATTTGCAATTAAATAcccctaatttcaatttaattttaattaggtcCACGTAACGCTACTAAAGATAGGCAGTCCTGTGCCAAATCGTCACTACAGTGCATAGGTGTACTGTTTGCCGTTAACTATTTAGACGCCGTTTCAGAAAAGGATCAAATTGAACATATTTTACAAcctttaggaccaaattgaacaaaaaaaaaaatgaggaccaaaatgaacaaacccaacaaaaatagggaccaaaatagctattaagccataataataataataataataataataataataataataatatgaaagacGAGAGAAGCTGACTTCCGATGCAATGCATATATTAGCACAGGCCCAAGTTGAAAGTCCATAACTGTAAGCAACCCTTGATTCCTGGGGTTCAGTTTATCCAAATTCCTTCCTCCTTGGACTAAACCGATACAttttatacttttcaaaaattgaaatacaatgtttataaaatttaatgctGTTATCTGTGTGAAGATTTACTCCAAGAAtctgtttattatttattcataattttaaattaaaatgtgttataattctgaaaattcaataaatttttgaaccgatatttttatctgtttattttaataaattaaacttcttattcttctaatataaaaataatacaatcaaTCTTCTATTTACCAAATTATGACTAACATATTGAAGTAAAATATGTTGGTTAATATCATTGAAAGTAGAAATAAAGTTGTATCAACTAAAACTCAAGAGATGcgttttttatttctatatatttacttatctctagtcaatatACTTGAACATGTATATGATGATGtgataattaatttgtataagcaggtattttgttttaatactGTACATATATCACCCAAAAAAAAAGACGtttcttttttcaatataaattgtattttcagAAATGACATTTTAAATAACTCTACGTTTAAGAAACTTATTTCAATAACATGCTTGTTTGTTATCAGAAAttttagaacaaaaaataaaaaaatatttaattcatattttaaggaaaagtaaaaaagaaagtggaagaacgaaaataaatagttattataaaaaaacaatttgcaTCACCATGTATGTagatagaatgaaaaataatttactcAAATTCGTTAAAGATcgagtaaataatatttattttaaatacatgaGTGCAACTCACATTAGCCTaacattttattgaaatcaTTCCTCATAtacagatattttaaattacaaaaaatataatataattaactttaCGTGATAGTTATATATATGGGAAAAGTCGTGTATTTggtattcttatttatttgcATACTACGTATACAAAACTGATtcctattttataaaaaaaaaatataataattatttctatctATGGTATTTGTTATAACATTATGAATGAATTGGTAGATTTTAACGTttgataagaaaacaaaatttttttaagatatttttaaaattaaatatgcattaTTGACCCTAGTCAAAGCAATGGATTTGTGATTGACTCGACGTAATCTGGGATACTTAGAATTtgaagatgaatttgtaaaagaaaaaacaagggAAAATATAGTTATTTGGATGAAGGAAGAGATTGTGTGATTTAAGATGATTTGAGATGAAAATTTTGTgtataatataatgatataatagattaaaaaaagttttaatgaataaaattagataattatcaatgtgatttaaatataaatattattattattaattattgttattagtaattaatattattttcgtTGCTCTTTTAAATGTTCTTAGATcacataataataaacaattaaaatgaaaaacaaggcTATTTTGgtctttaaaacattttcaaattatctCTAATCTATTCAAAATGCAAGGATGAGTGGTTCGTACAATCCCTCAAAATCCCTCGTACCAAATCCTTTCAAATAAACATAACTAAGGcttccaatatatatatatatatatatatatatatatatatatatatatatatatatatatatatatatatatatatatatatatatatatatatatacgtctTCATGGATGATACATCGCTTAACACTTGTAGAATTTCatgaattaaaatgaatattgtCAAACTAGACTCAAATGACAATAAAAcgttttataattttcaaaaaagtaCAAAATGTATTAAGTTTGAATTGCTTCATTTAAAttgcttaattttttaaaataaaatatttgaaatgttaCCATTatcaattgataaaattttcggaaaataatttttattaatgttctAATTAACATTGATATTAAAACTTCAACAGAGAAGatacttttaattaatcttaattaaaaaacttgTACTAGACACTAGAAAAGAGACCatcaattttaacaaataaaatacattaatattaattaaaaaaataagaagtaccctaacttaattattatgtatattattagAATTGGAGACGTTTCTTCCCTTGCTAAATATCCTAACTAAAAACCatcaaatagaaaatataaaaaaggcaTAAATTTACTGAgaagtcaattttttttgtatcaAAGAAAACATTACTGagaagtcaattttttttttccaatgtaGGTT
The sequence above is drawn from the Vigna radiata var. radiata cultivar VC1973A chromosome 3, Vradiata_ver6, whole genome shotgun sequence genome and encodes:
- the LOC106756914 gene encoding uncharacterized protein LOC106756914; the encoded protein is MSHSQSSSSCCHGMSRRNCYSSHGGGSMGLGIIPICNCGESTVVKMARTSKNAGRYFWGCRNYKSGAGNVTWCNYFKWCNEEEIDEKDVIIXRQRSKICDMEKTMKALKRSMKLLVSVICVLIVVIIVMLCVLLG